GGGGTGATTGCGAAAGTTAATTGCttgttcaaaaaacaaaaagagaaagctAATTGCCTAACCTCTTGGAGAGGCATTAAAAAGACTGATGTTAATTGTTTAGGTTGCCTTACATGGCAAATTCCCCCTTATGCCTTTGCTTagcttgttttccttttcatccTTGTATTGATTCTAGCTAGTTAGTAACTAGTAGCTTTGTACTGTACTGCAAGGGTATACCCTTGGTCTTTGCTGGATGTTTTTTTCTCAATGAAAACTTAACTTGCccagagaaaaaaagaagatttaatTGCTGAACTGTTAAGGGATGACCAAGTTATTGCATTCATTCTAATTATCAtgattcttttcttcttcctacGACATTCTGCCACACCCTCTAGTGCCACCATCTCTGTGAAACATAACACTCCATATTTGTGTATCTTCTGGTGGGGTATTAAGCTGGTTATTTGTGCAAATTATTTGATGTCCTATTTTCATCATCTATCTCCCAAGCCGCTTTTATTCTTATTAAAATGTAGATGTACTCATTGTTTCATGCGTTCTGTTGTTCGCAACACCCCATGGAAATTAGGATAGGGTCCTTCGAATGCGTTATTGCCTGATTGTGAATGCCTATTCACATACGCACATGTTTTATATTACACTTTTTGGTCCAATAATTTGAAGTTTCAAATATTTTACCCCGAAAAAGCttttcaaatttataaaaacCACCCTATTGTGTCCCCAGTGTGTCCCCAACTTGTCCCAGACTCCCAGCATGAAAAACAATATAATTTAATACACACGCCACGTGGAGTGTCCCATACGTGTTCCCGTGTGACCCCAACGTGTCGCATGTACCCGGAGTGACCGACGCCGGATATGGTGATCTCTACCAGTGTCGATGCTTTATAGGTGGTGACGGTGAAGTATGGGAGTTAGTGGGGAGACTGGATCTATTTGGCGGTTAGTGAGTCTTATTGTCTTTGTAAAGGAGCGGTTGGCAAGAGTTCTAGTCCCACATGAGGTTTGTGGTTGGAAATGGTGTGAGAGTTTGCTTTTGGTGTCATCTTTGTTGGTGACTCGCAAGACTGGAGGTGAACTTTCCAGTCCTTGCAAGGGTCGTCATGATAAAGGCTCTGTGGTTAGTGATTATCTTTGGAGTGAGTGAAAAATTGATTGGTAAATGGAGTTCCTCATCTATGGTGCGTTGGGTAGAATACTTTGGGCTCTCTCTTGATGTTTAGGACCACTGCCTCGTTGTGGACTCTATGGATGGAGGCAATAGATGGACTTTTTGAAGGCGTGGAGACTCCACTTTTTTGCTCTAAAAAGTAGAATTGTGAGCATTTTCATGTAGTTGGTTCTGAGGAGAAGTTGAGCCTGCTTTGATTTATTGAATCAGTTTTGCAATTTTATCAACTTTCATGAATAGATTGATGCGTATTTTGTTCTCCTTGGCATGGCTTGATGCATAGGGACACCCATTTCAAGCCTATTGATTTATGTGCCAATTGTTTTATATAACCCTTCTTACTTATCGAAAAGAAAAGGTCAGGTATAAGGTATGGAATACAAATAAACCTGAGGGAGAGATCCCACTGGCCATAAAAAGTAAACATAGGGTCGGGGTATAGGTTTCAATATTCTAGTATGAGTAACCTCACGTTGGAGCCTGGAGGTAGACATATCCTGTTAGCTAAGATGCATTGACATAGTGACTGCCCGCCTCCTTGACAAGAGAAAACTCAGTGGGTGGTATTTTAATGCTTTCTTCTGCGCTGCTTCCATATCTCCTGATTTTCAATTCCTTTTCCCCTTCatctgttttctgtttgagaATTGGACTCATAACAGAAACATGTTTGTGATATTCCCCTTTATTAAATGTTTTCAAGATCATTAATTTTCTTTGGGAGAAATGGGGTGACACCAAATGTTGAAATTAATACTACAATCGTATTGCTAAATTACTAAATGATGCATCACGATCCTGATTCATGGATCTCTCGgttcaagaaacaaaaataagaggATCTGAATTGGAATTGAGATACCGATGCCAGTTGTTCACTTCTGAATCATGAGGTTGATATCTAATAGAGGTTAACAATGACTTCTTTCAAAATTGACTATTTGTTCCTCTGTTAGAGGTGTTCCAGAAATGTCTGCGATTGGGTAAATAGCTCTACGAATTAATGGATCTATTTGATGACCACCTGATAAAGCAATTGTTGTCGATTGattataatgaaaattttattcttATGTACTAGTCCTCTTTCTGATTtggaatgggtttttttttgaaactttattTCGTGGTTGTGTTTctcattttcagaaaatttatTACAAGTTGAATAACTGTTCCTCTTTAAAATTTGTTGTTCTGATTCGTGAGTGATTTGATCTGGTTGAATGGGATAACTGTGCGACTTCATGCATGTGACAGGAGTTTTGATGATGGATTTCCAAATCTCTTCATAAACAATGCTCAAGACATTCGAGGGCACCATGTTGCCTTTCTAGCATCTTTTAGCTCCCCGGGAGTCATCTTTGAACAGCTTTCTGTCATATTTGCACTGCCCCGCTTGTTTGTTGCTTCTTTTACATTGGTATTACCATTCTTTCCAACTGGTTCATTCGAGCGTATGGAAGAGGAAGGTGACGTGGCGACTGCATTTACCATGGCAAGGATTTTATCAAATATTCCCATTTCAAGGGGTGGTCCAACAAGTTTAGTTATCTATGACATACATGCATTGCAGGTTTGACTTCTGTTAAGTTGTTTCAATCATGCTGTATATGATTTGGTGCTTGCAATGGGGACACTACAAGTAGGGTGATGGGATCCACTGACCCCATCAATTTTTATATACTTGTTACGATGATATtagatttttaaattttgtatgCTATTCAGTATTCAGACCCCTATAAAGTACAAACTAAATCAGCTAACTAAAAAAGGTAGGTCAACATAGGATATTGGGGTCAATGTAGAAAGTTAATGCAATAGTTGAGTTGAAACCAATcattttgtttattaatttGTCATCAGTCTCGGAGATATCACATTATAATTGAATTTAGCAACCATTTCTCCCTAATTAGGGAATTTGAAATAAactaggggaaaaaaaacaattcatgtGACCCCATCAGGGAAAAAAATACTGAATGTTTAAGGGACAAGCTTCTCTTTTAGCAGCTTGTAGAAGTGCTGATGCTGTTAAAGAAACCTTCTTATGAACTTGCTGTCAATTTACCTTTTAGCTTCTTGCAGAAGCTGCCACAACCAAGgaaaatatgtatgtatgtatgtatgtgtatgtgtgtgtgtgtttgtgttacTAAGATATAGGTAGAATTTCTTTTGACAGGAAGGTCCTTCTTGTCACACCACAAATGTCTACTTTATTTTCATCACTAAATACTGGCAGATGTGTATCTTATCTGTTTTTGTACGTGATAGAATTTTGGAGTTGGTTTGTATACATTTGGCTGTGTCTTGGAAAACCACCAGGCGTAATGCATGGAGACTAATATAATGCTAAATTAGATGTCTATTTTCCTGTTTAATATAAGGAGTGAAAAATACATGATATGCCGTTCATTCTGTTTCAGTTTCTTTTGATTGACTTCTCTTGGTTTGTTCGAGTCCATTTCCATAATCAAATATCAACAGTTAACGATGTACTACAAAATAAGTAAATAGGTGAGCTGAAACTTTGATCCCACTACCAACTCTATGGGCATGACTACTCTCAAAGAATTGTCTAATTAACCAATTGAACGACTGAGAGGCAAGCACCTGAGGCAATTAGGTTTACCTATTACATCTGCTCTTTTCTGGATATGGTGTATTGTTCCCTGGCTTCATCTGCATGTTTTCTTCTTCAGTTGTTTGATAGTAAGTTATCTTCATAGACGCAgcataaaaattagaaaagagATAAGGTATGGTTGCCTTCATATATTCTAAATGTTCTGGATAAATCAGAAGGCAGGAATTTTGAATGATTTCCCGTATTGTGAAGAATGATCTAGTTTTTCGCAATTTCAAATGTTCCGGATGTATCAGGAGGCAAGAATTTTGAACGCAATTGCAAATAGTGTTTTGctttctctctttccctcccCTTTGCGGCCACGTTGTCCTTATGCTCTTATTCTTTTGGCACCTTTTGCAGGAAAGATTCTATTTCAGTGACCATGTTCTGCCTTGTTTTGAAACTGGTATTCCCTTATTGAAACAACGCCTTCAACAGCTTCCTGATTCTGATAAAGCAAGTATTTTAGCATTTCCAcataattttgttctttcttcGAGGGTTTCTCCCCTGCCTcctgttggttttttttttcctgtcaaATTCTCTGCACATTCATTACCTCTCATCTAATAGCTGCTTCCGTTCAGATAGTAGTTGCTTTTCCAGACGATGGAGCTTGGAAGCGCTTCCACAAGCAACTGGATCACTTTCCCATGGTGGGTATTGTTTCTCCCCACCACATTGAAGTCTTATTCCTTTCCTCTCTTATATTGTCTTCGGTGTTTGGCATTGGTGAAATTAttggtgtttattgttgtgtacTGTTGTAGAAAGTATAATTGGTGTTTACTGTTGTGTACTGTTGTAGGAAGTATAATTGGTGTTTATTGTTGATGTGTACTGTTATTACGTTGTAGGTTGTGAAAGCTGTACCTAGTAGGAATAGGTGTTGAAATAATAGTATGTAGTCAGGTGTGACTTATGTCTGATCCATGGACTAGTCATAGTCATATGTAATTATGTAAGTGATGTAAGTGATGATGTAATCAACCCTCCTtgtgcctataaaaggagggttctCCCCAGTGTAAAAATCAGGCCAGTTAAAGTCAGTTCAAGTAAGTCAGTGCTTTCCTAATATATCATGTGTCTTGTATTtactctctttgatcctaacctactttgtgtttgtacccacttcgtgtctatCTAATTATGGCAGGTGGTTTGTGCAAAAGTTCGGGAAGGCGATAAACGAATAGTTCGGCTCAAAGAGGGTAATCCTGCTGGTTTTCATGTTGTCATTGTTGACGATTTGGTGCAATCTGGAGGTACACTAATCGAGTGCCAGGTACTTCTGTTGATAAGACACCCCCTTGTTCTCTTCTATctaatttgaatcattttgGTCAAGGAACAcgttttttgaaagaaagttgGTAATAAATCGCAACTGTCATTGGATTTGTGACAGCGAAGAGAAGTCAGTGAGGTTCAAACGACCCATTATTAGCTGTCTAGGAAAATCAAGCTATTTAATGGAAAGATATTCCATCAAGTTGGTTGAGAGTGAGAGGGAAACAAGATATATGAAGTCAGAGCATATCCAAGTAGCTACAAGAAAGATTAGATTCATGAATTACAATATTGGATTTGgattcacaaattaaaaatgttGAGATCATCCCCATCTTCTAAAACGAGCTAGTTTGTTTGCTTTTCATTTGCTGGTGTAGTTTGAAAGGGTATTTGCCTACGTTTATCTGAGACAGAGTTATCTCCTTTTCATATTGTGGGTTGTACATCATTATTTACTTTTGTAGATCACAACCTCGCTGTGTGAAACTGGAAAATGGAGTTTGCTCTAAAATTTATCCTTCGCTGATTATGCTACTtagaatttcattttaatattttcttgtatttgattTTCCCTTCATATTACCACCTCTTTGGCTGTACCAGAAAGTTTTGGCAGCCCATGGTGCATCAAAGGTGAGTGCTTATGTAACCCATGGTGTATTTCCTAAGCGATCATGGGAGCGGTTTGTTCACAAGAACGAGGGTAATTATCTGAATATTgacaattatttttctttcgttTGCATTTTCTTTGGATTCTGATGGCCGTTGATGTTTATATTCAGCTGAATCAGAGAAGGCCTTCGCCTACTTTTGGATCACGGACTCATGCCCTCAAACTGTGAAAGCCATAGCAAATAAGGCACCTTTTGAAGTTTTGAGCCTTGCCGGATCGATTGCAGATGCTCTTCAAATCTAAAATGCTTTTGAAGGGGATTGAATCAGACAAAAGAATGGCTGCCGCAGCCTTCAATAAGGTCCAAAGGAATGCTCCATTGTATTTTGAGACAGCTTTTGTTGCTGTCATATTTATCCTGACATTCGATTGAACTAACGCATAGGCTTGCCGTGTGTTTTATTATGGTTTCCAAACGTTGTACATCTCTAGTCGTGTTTCTAGTTAGCTATTTGCAGGCAACGTTACGTGATTCCGGCGTTGAAGAAAATGGAAATCATATTCCGCTCAAACTTGAGACAAGACTGACTAAAGTTGTATGAGATTCCAAATTTGTTAAGCAGCACATCTTGGCATCCAAGCAGAGGCCACATTTAGTTGTAGTCTGCTAATTCTCTCTTTGGACACTTGCATTTACTGTACCATTTACTTTTTAAGCTGTGCTTTGATTCAAGAAATCTTCAATTTGAAAGAGGCATGGAATAGGAGGTGGAGAACAAACTTCAGACAACTAAtgtttagaaaaagaaaaaaaaacaattgcatCTCTATACTTCAAAAAACTACTATCTTATTTCATAAATTATACTAACATCttttatgatttttaaaattttgtttaatactGCCAAGTAAGATAGACACAAGAGACAACGAGAgagtaaaagtataattttaGGCACATGAGAAGTTGATCGTAAAATAAATAGTACCATTTATTATACTACAATACCATTTCATTAAATGGTCACAGAATCagtaaaaatagaaaataaataagttacCCTTTAATTATACCTTATGTTGTTGGTTCCGATTCGTTGTGGGTAAATGAGGAATTTGAAAGGATAAATGAGACAAGTGAGTCAGGGAGTAATAGGTTGGTTATTGGTGAGGTAGATTTTATTTCCTAATTTTCTCGacttttgttggaaaaaaaataaaaaagaaaaagaaaagcggCTTATAGGGATAGATAGATGCAGATGTATAACCACacacagaggagagagagagagatgtcatGTACCTACTGGTTAAAGTTAAATAACTGTACAATGACACATTAAATACACAATTTCTTTAGTTCAGTTCATTAGGTACATGACACGACACTGGACACAACCAGGGGTCTGTTTGTCTGTCATTCTGTACACTTCTGAAAACAGCCCCAGACTATACTCTCAACTCCCTTTCCATATTTACCCCAATAAACATGTAATATTTGCAGATTAACACAAAAGCCTCGtcaccaaaaaaggaaaaaaaaaacacaacagaACAAGGAGAGCTCATAGTCAAAGTCCAAGTGGCAAACGCGGGTACTTCACTTCTCAGCTGTATGCTCCACCTTATTCCTCCCAGCTACTTAGATATCAACTTCCTGTTGCTCTACTTACAAACAAAATGCTCCCTCTTTCTCGGTCTTCCGCAGTTTCCTTGTGAATATTTATAGGTAATATATCCACACCCAAAAAGCGGACACTGCTTATAATACAAGCAATTATACACTTTATACCGATGCACAAGTCAGAACTCAACCACCAATTAAAGGCCGTGCACAGCTCTCAGATCTCTTGCTTCTCATCCGGATTACTCTTTGGGCTATCTAGTGAATCCCCGGAGTAAGACCCATCTGGCTGGCGAATACAGATGTTCAAAT
The sequence above is drawn from the Rhododendron vialii isolate Sample 1 chromosome 6a, ASM3025357v1 genome and encodes:
- the LOC131329900 gene encoding ribose-phosphate pyrophosphokinase 4 produces the protein MEKPNKKQVLLFHCVESEDLAGKVAAQSDLIQLQSINWRSFDDGFPNLFINNAQDIRGHHVAFLASFSSPGVIFEQLSVIFALPRLFVASFTLVLPFFPTGSFERMEEEGDVATAFTMARILSNIPISRGGPTSLVIYDIHALQERFYFSDHVLPCFETGIPLLKQRLQQLPDSDKAIVAFPDDGAWKRFHKQLDHFPMVVCAKVREGDKRIVRLKEGNPAGFHVVIVDDLVQSGGTLIECQKVLAAHGASKVSAYVTHGVFPKRSWERFVHKNEAESEKAFAYFWITDSCPQTVKAIANKAPFEVLSLAGSIADALQI